The sequence below is a genomic window from Macaca fascicularis isolate 582-1 chromosome 3, T2T-MFA8v1.1.
CAcagttcaaaattcaaaaggtgcaaaaaaaaacaccaacacagcacatgtatacatatgcaacaagcctgcacattgtgtacatgtaccctagaacttaaagaataacatatatgtatatgtagtgaaacctctccctctctccattcaATTCTAGTTACCAATTCCCCTGGCCAAAGTCAACCCATGTGGCCAGGTTCTTGTgcatatttccagaaattttctATGGGCATATAAGAAATTGTGTGTGtaagtaatttataagaaaatatgacTCTCTCCTCCTGCCACCCAAGATGCTGAAAGGAAAGAAGGCCAAGGGGAAGAAGGCGGCTCCCGCCCCCGCTGTCATGAAGCAGCAGGAGGTTAAGAAAGTGGTGAGTCTCCTGTTTGACAAAAGGCCTAAGAATTTTGGCATTGGACAGGACATCCAGCCCAAAAGAGACCTCACCTGCTTCATGAAATGGTCCCACTATATCAGGTTGCAGCGGCAGAGAGTCATCCTCTATAAGCAGCTGAAAGTGCCTCCTACAATTAACCAGTTCACCCAGGCCCTGCACCACCAAACAGCTGCTCAGCAGCTTAAACTGGCCCACAACTACAGACCAGAGACAAAGCAAGAGAAGAGGCAGAGGCTGTTGGTCCAGGCTGAGAAGAAAGCTGCCAGCAAAGGGGACATCTCCACTAAGAGACCACTTGTCCTTCAAGCAGGAGTTTACACCGTCGCCACCTTGGTGGAGAACAAGAAGGCTCAGTTGGTGGTGACTGCACACGATGTGGACCCCGTCAAGTTGGTtgtcttcctgcctgccttctgtCGTAAAATGGGGGTCTCTTCCCCTGCATTATCAAGCGGAAAGCAAGACTGAGTCATATAGTCCACAGGAAGACCTGGACAACTGTCGCCTTCACACAGGTGAACTCGGAAGACAAAGGAGCTTTGGCTAAGCTGGTGAAAGCTATCAGGACCAACTACAACAACAGATACGATGAGATCTGCCATCACTGGGGAGGCAATGTCCTGGTCCCAAGTCTATGGCTCACATTGCCAAGCTTGAAAAGGCAAAGGTTAAAGAACTtgccggccaggcacggtggcttacgcctgtaattccagcactttgggaggccgaggtgggcagatcaccaggtcaggagatccagaccatcccggctaacgcgtgaaaccgcatctctactaaaaatacaaaaaattagccgggtgtggtggtgggcgcct
It includes:
- the LOC123572506 gene encoding LOW QUALITY PROTEIN: uncharacterized protein (The sequence of the model RefSeq protein was modified relative to this genomic sequence to represent the inferred CDS: inserted 1 base in 1 codon; deleted 2 bases in 1 codon); its protein translation is MLKGKKAKGKKAAPAPAVMKQQEVKKVVSLLFDKRPKNFGIGQDIQPKRDLTCFMKWSHYIRLQRQRVILYKQLKVPPTINQFTQALHHQTAAQQLKLAHNYRPETKQEKRQRLLVQAEKKAASKGDISTKRPLVLQAGVYTVATLVENKKAQLVVTAHDVDPVKLVVFLPAFCRKMGVSSCIIKRKARLSHIVHRKTWTTVAFTQVNSEDKGALAKLVKAIRTNYNNRYDEICHHWGGNVXGPKSMAHIAKLEKAKVKELAGQARALKSTGAVGPICGSPNSYLLREQQGPLTLECPSKAGKTTSPGDKRISDPGPERIWAEGMGRSPGPEPETRVQPAKLERGSSRASLGIGPSVRETDRPSPAQQLSSRSPCHQPSWDRSLVLSGLELATKCTLLYHSPGLAIQVWQGFLHINGPSDFHAHPNLKVHGCPDSWMSSRDHEKRNKGQQQQASHRKGRNISVSKSCTRYSHTSVVYGRDHTAHRADSVRYLAVYENICPPPKQGIPFSAGLKSPQFRCRQGSQTSTA